The Geobacter metallireducens GS-15 region TGTATCGCCGGTGCCGGTGTGACACAGCTTCTGGTGGCTGGGGCCATAACTCTTGCTGCGACGTATTTTCTTCTCGGCATGAAGGGGATCGGTTGCTGGGCGGTCCTCTCCCTCTTCACGGCCGGGACAAAGGCCTGGTCCCACCGGCGCCTCGGCGGGGTGACCGGCGATGTCATCGGCTGTGCCAGTGAGTTGAACGAAATTATCTGCCTGCTGATTATTGTGGGCATGCAGAAGATGTAAGGAAAGCGACATGACACCAAAAACACGGATTCATCTCATCCGCCACGGCGAAGTTGAAGGGGCCGGGCCGGTGCGTCGTTATAACGGCCATACCGACGTGGCCCTCTCGGAGCGGGGGCGGAGCCAGTACCACGCCATCAAGGAGCGCTTTGCGGACGCCCCCATAACGGCCCTCTACACGAGCGATCTCCGGCGCTGCGCCTGGGGGGCCGAGGTGCTCGGCTCCCACCTGGGTCTCACCCCGGTGCGAAAACCGGAGCTGCGGGAGATGGGGGTGGGGATCTGGGAGGGTAAGAGCTGGCCCGAGCTTATGGAGCAGTATCCTGCAGAGTGGCAGGCCCGGCTCGACGACATCGTCAACTACCGGGTCCCCCAGGGGGAAAGTGTTCTCGACGTGCACGGCCGGGTGATGCCGGTCATCAATGACATCGTGGAGCGCCACCGGGGTGAGGAAGTCCTCGTGGTGGCCCACGGCGGGGTGAACCGGATCATCCTCCTGAACGCCATCGGCGCCCCCCTTTCGAGCCTTTTTGCCATCGAGCAGACCTACTGTTGCCTGAACATCATTGACTACTTCGCCGACGGCAACACCGTCGTGAAGCTGGTGAACGGCTGACGTCATGAAATCAATCATCATCGCAGCGCCCCACAGCGGGTCGGGCAAGACGACCATCACCCTCGGCATTATGGAGTGCCTGAAGCGGCGCGGACTCACGGTGGCCCCCTTCAAGGTGGGGCCCGACTTCATCGATCCCGGTTATCACCGTCTCATCTGCGGCCGTCCCTCCGTCAACCTGGACGGCTGGATGTGCGGCGGCGACTTCGTGCAGGAGACCTTCTTTCACCACGCCGCCGGCGCCGACATCGCTGTCGTCGAGGGGGTCATGGGGCTCTTTGACGGCATCGGCGGCGTGTCGGACGAGGGGAGCACCGCGGAGGTGGCGAAGCTCCTGGGGGGGCCGGTGGTCCTTGTGGCGGACGCCAAGGGGCAGGCCCGCAGCGTCGCCGCCCTGGTGAAGGGGTTTGCCGATTTCGACCCCGAGGTGAGGGTCGTGGGGGTCATCTTCAATAACGTGGCGAGCGATGCCCACGGCCGCATCCTGCGGGAGGCCGTGGAAAGTCATCTCCCCGACGTGCGGGTTTTGGGGTGCATCCCCCGCGACGAGAGCCTCTCCATCCCCTCGCGGCACCTGGGGCTCTTTACCGTTGATGAGAACCCCCTCCCGGCGGAGTTTCTCGATCACCTCGTGGAGGTGGTCCGGGAGCATGTGGATCTGGGGATGCTCTGGAGCGTGGCCACCCTTCAGGGGGCGTCTGATGTAAAGAGGCGGCAGGATGCGCCGCGCCGGGAACCGGTCCGGATCGGCGTTGCCCGCGATGCCGCCTTCTGCTTCGTCTACGAGGACAATCTGCGGCTCCTGCGTGAGGCCGGCGCGGAGCTGGTGGAGTTCTCTCCCCTGGCCGACAGGGAGCTTCCCGAAGGGGTTGCGGGGCTCTACCTCCCCGGCGGGTACCCGGAGGTTTTCGCCGACGTCCTGGCAGACAACACCCCCATGAAGGATGCGGTGCGCGGGGCGGTGGTCGGGGAGATGCCGGTCTATGCCGAGTGCGGCGGGTTCATCTACCTTTCCCGGGGGGTGACTGGCATGCGGGATGATCTGGAATCGTTCAACGAATTTGTCGGCATCTTCCCCGTCGCCACCCTGATGCTCCCCCGCCGCAAGGCCCTGGGGTATCGGGAGGTGGAGCTTGCCGCAGACTCCATCATCGGCCCCGTTGGCGCCATGGCCCGGGGGCACGAGTTCCACTACTCGGAGATGGAGGCGATGCCCCCCGAGGTGGAGCGCCTCTACCGGGTGCGCCGGGCCGGCATCGACTTGGGGACGGAAGGGTATCGCCACCGGAACTGTCTTGCCTCCTACGTCCATATCCACTTCGGGAGTTGCCCGGATATGGCGGAGGCGTTCGTGAACCATTGCCGAAACTACGCACAAAGGAGCCATTCATGAAAACCCAGATCGAAATCGCCCGCGAAGGGACCATTTCTTCCCAGATGATGGCCGTGGCAGCCGAAGAGCACGTTTCCCCCGACTATGTCCGGCAGATGGTCGCCGAAGGGAAGATCGTCATCCCCGGCAACCACAGCCGCAAGCCCCGGGCCGTCGGCATCGGCAAGGGACTGCGCACCAAGGTGAACGCCTCCATCGGTACCTCCTCCGACATCATCGACTATGGGGCCGAGGTGCGGAAGGCCCTGGCCGCCCAGGAGGCGGGGGCCGACACCCTCATGGAGCTCTCCGTGGGGGGCGATCTGGACCGGGTGCGGCGGGAGGTGATCGCCGCCGTGGATCTCCCCGTGGGGAACGTCCCCCTCTACCAGGCCTTCTGCGAGGCGGCCCGCAAGTACGGTGATCCCAATAAACTGGATCCGGAGATGCTCTTCGACCTGATCGAAAAGCAGTGCGAGGACGGCATGGCCTTCATGGCGGTCCACTGCGGCATCAACCTCTATACCATCGAGCGCCTGAAGCGGCAGGGGTACCGCTACGGCGGCCTCGTCTCCAAGGGGGGGGTCAGCATGGTGGCCTGGATGATGGCCAACAGGCGGGAAAATCCCCTCTACGAGCAATTCGACCGGGTAACTTCGATCCTCAGGAAATACGACACGGTCCTCTCGCTGGGGAACGGGCTGCGGGCTGGCGCCATCCACGACTCCTCGGACCGGGCCCAGATCCAGGAGCTCCTCATTAACTGCGAGCTGGCTGAACTGGGGCGCGAGATGGGGTGCCAGATGCTCGTGGAGGGGCCGGGGCACGTGCCGCTCGACGAGGTGGAGGGGAACATCCAGCTCCAGAAGCGGATGAGCGGCGGCGCCCCCTACTACATGCTGGGTCCCATCTCCACCGACGTGGCCCCCGGCTTCGACCACATCACCGCCGCCATCGGCGCGGCCCAGTCCTCCCGCTACGGCGCCGACCTCATCTGCTACATCACTCCGGCCGAGCACCTGGCCCTCCCCAACGAGGAGGATGTCCGCCAGGGGGTGAAGGCAGCGAAGATCGCGGCCTACATCGGCGACATGAACAAGTACCCGGAACGGGGCCGGGAGCGGGACAAGGAGATGTCCAAGGCCCGCCGCGACCTGGATTGGAAGAAGCAGTTCGAGCTGGCCCTCTTCCCGGAGGATGCCAAAGCCATCCGTGCCAGCCGCACCCCCGAGGACGAGGCCACCTGCACCATGTGCGGCGACTTCTGCGCCTCGCGCGGGGCGGGGAAGCTTTTTGCGGCGGATCTGCGGGGGGATAAGATTTAAGTCGCGAATAACACGGAGAGACGGAGAGCACAGAGAAAAGAGCCGTGCTATGTGAATTATCCAAGGTGCTACCTGCAATTCTCGCATGTGTAAAATATGTGGGTGGCGCCGCTATTGGCTCTCTCCGTGTTGAAAGAAGGTTTATTGAGGTTGTCATGAAAACGGTGCTTTTTATAGGGTGCGTGCTCCTTATTATGGCCTCTCCCGCCCATGCCATGCACATCTCCGAGGGAATCCTCCCCTTTGGCTGGGCTGCGCTCTGGTTCGCGGTGGCGGTGCCATTCCTGGCGGTGGGGCTCAGGCGGCTCAACGAGCTTTCCCGGGACGACCTCTCCATGAAGCCGCTGGTGGGGCTCATGGCGGCGGTGGTCTTTATCATCTCCTGCATGCCGATCCCGGTCCCCAGCGCCGGCACCTGTTCCCACCCCTGCGGTACCGGTATCTCGGCCATCCTGGTGGGACCCTTCGTGTCGGTGGCCATCGCCGCGGTGGCACTCCTCATTCAGGCGCTCCTCCTGGCCCACGGGGGGCTGTCGACCCTGGGGGCCGACATCGTTTCCATGGGAGTGGTGGGCTCATTCGCGGGGTGGTTTGTGTTCCAGGGGATGCGCCGGGTGAGGGCGAGCCTTGCCGTGGCGGGGTTCGCGGCGGGGCTTCTTGCCGACTGGGCCACCTATCTGGCCACCTCCGGGGAGCTGGCCGCCGGTATCCGGGGAAGCGAGCCCTTTATCCCCCTTTTTCTGAAGATTGCCGTGGCCTTCATCCCGACACAGCTTCCCCTGGGGATTCTCGAAGGGGCCATGACCGCCGGTATGGTGGTGCTCCTCTCCCGCAAGCGGCCCGACCTGCTGGTGAAGATGCGGGTGCTCCGGGCCGAAGAGGTGGCGGCGTGAGGATTTTTTTGCTGGTTGCGGTACTCTGGGGTGGTGTAGTGTTGGGCGGCTGGGCGGCCGCCGGCGACAAGTGGCCGGGGGTCGACGAGACAGTGGTGGAAAAAATCGCCAGGGAGCAGGGGCGGAGAGCCCATGCCCCCCTCATTAATACCGACCAGGGTGACCTTCTGCTTTTCGCTTTCCTGGCAGCCGGTGCCGTTGGGGGATTCGCGGCGGGATACTGGTGGCGGATGCTCGTCACGGAAAAAGGGAACGGTTCGAAGCGGGGAGAACCATAACCATGCACCGACTCTCGCACCCCGTATCGACCCCAAATCCCGTCACCCTGCTCGACCCCCGCGTGAAGCTCGTTTCGGCCCTGGCGCTTCTCGTGATGGTGGTCAGCTGCACGGGGTTCGCCTTTCCGCTCCTGGCGGCGGCCCTGGGCCTTGCACTCTGCCTCTGGCT contains the following coding sequences:
- the cobC gene encoding alpha-ribazole phosphatase, which codes for MTPKTRIHLIRHGEVEGAGPVRRYNGHTDVALSERGRSQYHAIKERFADAPITALYTSDLRRCAWGAEVLGSHLGLTPVRKPELREMGVGIWEGKSWPELMEQYPAEWQARLDDIVNYRVPQGESVLDVHGRVMPVINDIVERHRGEEVLVVAHGGVNRIILLNAIGAPLSSLFAIEQTYCCLNIIDYFADGNTVVKLVNG
- a CDS encoding cobyrinate a,c-diamide synthase; this encodes MKSIIIAAPHSGSGKTTITLGIMECLKRRGLTVAPFKVGPDFIDPGYHRLICGRPSVNLDGWMCGGDFVQETFFHHAAGADIAVVEGVMGLFDGIGGVSDEGSTAEVAKLLGGPVVLVADAKGQARSVAALVKGFADFDPEVRVVGVIFNNVASDAHGRILREAVESHLPDVRVLGCIPRDESLSIPSRHLGLFTVDENPLPAEFLDHLVEVVREHVDLGMLWSVATLQGASDVKRRQDAPRREPVRIGVARDAAFCFVYEDNLRLLREAGAELVEFSPLADRELPEGVAGLYLPGGYPEVFADVLADNTPMKDAVRGAVVGEMPVYAECGGFIYLSRGVTGMRDDLESFNEFVGIFPVATLMLPRRKALGYREVELAADSIIGPVGAMARGHEFHYSEMEAMPPEVERLYRVRRAGIDLGTEGYRHRNCLASYVHIHFGSCPDMAEAFVNHCRNYAQRSHS
- the thiC gene encoding phosphomethylpyrimidine synthase ThiC, translating into MKTQIEIAREGTISSQMMAVAAEEHVSPDYVRQMVAEGKIVIPGNHSRKPRAVGIGKGLRTKVNASIGTSSDIIDYGAEVRKALAAQEAGADTLMELSVGGDLDRVRREVIAAVDLPVGNVPLYQAFCEAARKYGDPNKLDPEMLFDLIEKQCEDGMAFMAVHCGINLYTIERLKRQGYRYGGLVSKGGVSMVAWMMANRRENPLYEQFDRVTSILRKYDTVLSLGNGLRAGAIHDSSDRAQIQELLINCELAELGREMGCQMLVEGPGHVPLDEVEGNIQLQKRMSGGAPYYMLGPISTDVAPGFDHITAAIGAAQSSRYGADLICYITPAEHLALPNEEDVRQGVKAAKIAAYIGDMNKYPERGRERDKEMSKARRDLDWKKQFELALFPEDAKAIRASRTPEDEATCTMCGDFCASRGAGKLFAADLRGDKI
- a CDS encoding energy-coupling factor ABC transporter permease — protein: MKTVLFIGCVLLIMASPAHAMHISEGILPFGWAALWFAVAVPFLAVGLRRLNELSRDDLSMKPLVGLMAAVVFIISCMPIPVPSAGTCSHPCGTGISAILVGPFVSVAIAAVALLIQALLLAHGGLSTLGADIVSMGVVGSFAGWFVFQGMRRVRASLAVAGFAAGLLADWATYLATSGELAAGIRGSEPFIPLFLKIAVAFIPTQLPLGILEGAMTAGMVVLLSRKRPDLLVKMRVLRAEEVAA